One genomic window of Canis lupus baileyi chromosome 22, mCanLup2.hap1, whole genome shotgun sequence includes the following:
- the UBA5 gene encoding ubiquitin-like modifier-activating enzyme 5 isoform X3 → MLTRCGIGKLLLFDYDKVELANMNRLFFQPHQAGLSKVQAAEYTLRNINPDVLFEVHNYNITTVENFQHFMDRISNGGLEEGKPVDLVLSCVDNFEARMTINTACNELGQTWMESGVSENAVSGHIQLIIPGESACFACAPPLVVAANIDEKTLKREGVCAASLPTTMGVVAGILVQNVLKFLLNFGTVSFYLGYNAMQDFFPTMSMKPNPQCDDRNCRKHQEEYKKKVAALPKQEAIQEEEEIIHEDNEWGIELVSEVSEEELKNSSGPVPDLPEGITVAYTIPKKQEDSVAEVTVEDSGESLEDLMAKMKNM, encoded by the exons ATGCTGACAAGATGTGGCATTGGTAAG ttgCTACTCTTTGACTATGACAAGGTGGAACTGGCCAATATGAATAGACTTTTCTTCCAACCTCATCAAGCAGGATTAAGTAAAGTTCAAGCAGCAGAATATACTTTGAG GAACATTAATCCTGATGTTCTTTTTGAAGTACACAACTACAATATAACCACAGTCGAAAACTTTCAACATTTCATGGATAGAAtaag TAATGGTGGATTAGAAGAAGGAAAACCTGTTGACCTAGTTCTTAGCTGCGTGGACAATTTTGAAGCTCGGATGACAATAAATACA GCTTGTAATGAACTTGGGCAAACGTGGATGGAGTCTGGGGTCAGTGAAAATGCTGTGTCAGGGCATATACAGCTCATAATTCCTGGAGAATCTGCTTGTTTTGCG TGTGCTCCACCACTTGTAGTTGCTGCAAATATTGATGAAAAGACTCTGAAACGAGAAGGTGTTTGTGCAGCCAGTCTTCCTACCACTATGGGAGTGGTTGCTGGGATCTTAGTTCAAAATGTGTTAAA GTTTCTGTTAAATTTTGGTACTGTTAGTTTTTACCTTGGATATAATGCAATGCAAGATTTTTTCCCTACTATGTCCATGAAGCCAAATCCTCAGTGCGATGACCGAAATTGCAGGAAGCACCAAGAAGAATACAAG AAAAAGGTAGCAGCATTGCCCAAACAGGAGGCTattcaagaagaggaagagataataCATGAAGACAATGAGTGGG gtATTGAGTTGGTATCTGAGGTTTCAGAAGAGGAACTAAAAAATTCTTCAGGTCCAGTTCCTGACTTACCTGAAGGAATTACAGTGGCATACACAATTCCCAAAAAG CAAGAAGATTCTGTAGCTGAGGTAACTGTGGAAGATTCTGGTGAAAGCTTGGAAGACCTTATGGCCAAAATGAAGAATATGTAG
- the UBA5 gene encoding ubiquitin-like modifier-activating enzyme 5 isoform X4 encodes MNRLFFQPHQAGLSKVQAAEYTLRNINPDVLFEVHNYNITTVENFQHFMDRISNGGLEEGKPVDLVLSCVDNFEARMTINTACNELGQTWMESGVSENAVSGHIQLIIPGESACFACAPPLVVAANIDEKTLKREGVCAASLPTTMGVVAGILVQNVLKFLLNFGTVSFYLGYNAMQDFFPTMSMKPNPQCDDRNCRKHQEEYKKKVAALPKQEAIQEEEEIIHEDNEWGIELVSEVSEEELKNSSGPVPDLPEGITVAYTIPKKQEDSVAEVTVEDSGESLEDLMAKMKNM; translated from the exons ATGAATAGACTTTTCTTCCAACCTCATCAAGCAGGATTAAGTAAAGTTCAAGCAGCAGAATATACTTTGAG GAACATTAATCCTGATGTTCTTTTTGAAGTACACAACTACAATATAACCACAGTCGAAAACTTTCAACATTTCATGGATAGAAtaag TAATGGTGGATTAGAAGAAGGAAAACCTGTTGACCTAGTTCTTAGCTGCGTGGACAATTTTGAAGCTCGGATGACAATAAATACA GCTTGTAATGAACTTGGGCAAACGTGGATGGAGTCTGGGGTCAGTGAAAATGCTGTGTCAGGGCATATACAGCTCATAATTCCTGGAGAATCTGCTTGTTTTGCG TGTGCTCCACCACTTGTAGTTGCTGCAAATATTGATGAAAAGACTCTGAAACGAGAAGGTGTTTGTGCAGCCAGTCTTCCTACCACTATGGGAGTGGTTGCTGGGATCTTAGTTCAAAATGTGTTAAA GTTTCTGTTAAATTTTGGTACTGTTAGTTTTTACCTTGGATATAATGCAATGCAAGATTTTTTCCCTACTATGTCCATGAAGCCAAATCCTCAGTGCGATGACCGAAATTGCAGGAAGCACCAAGAAGAATACAAG AAAAAGGTAGCAGCATTGCCCAAACAGGAGGCTattcaagaagaggaagagataataCATGAAGACAATGAGTGGG gtATTGAGTTGGTATCTGAGGTTTCAGAAGAGGAACTAAAAAATTCTTCAGGTCCAGTTCCTGACTTACCTGAAGGAATTACAGTGGCATACACAATTCCCAAAAAG CAAGAAGATTCTGTAGCTGAGGTAACTGTGGAAGATTCTGGTGAAAGCTTGGAAGACCTTATGGCCAAAATGAAGAATATGTAG
- the UBA5 gene encoding ubiquitin-like modifier-activating enzyme 5 isoform X2 produces the protein MPSSVGRRRRRRRLGELAAGVPAMAEPVQRLQQRVEELERALAQERSRRAVGGGDGGGGRVRIEKMSSEVVDSNPYSRLMALKRMGIVSDYEKIRTFAVAIVGVGGVGSVTAEMLTRCGIGKLLLFDYDKVELANMNRLFFQPHQAGLSKVQAAEYTLRNINPDVLFEVHNYNITTVENFQHFMDRISNGGLEEGKPVDLVLSCVDNFEARMTINTCAPPLVVAANIDEKTLKREGVCAASLPTTMGVVAGILVQNVLKFLLNFGTVSFYLGYNAMQDFFPTMSMKPNPQCDDRNCRKHQEEYKKKVAALPKQEAIQEEEEIIHEDNEWGIELVSEVSEEELKNSSGPVPDLPEGITVAYTIPKKQEDSVAEVTVEDSGESLEDLMAKMKNM, from the exons ATGCCTAGCagcgtggggcggcggcggcggcggcggcggctgggggAGCTGGCGGCCGGGGTCCCAGCCATGGCCGAGCCCGTGCAGCGGCTGCAGCAGCGGGTGGAGGAGCTGGAGCGGGCCCTGGCTCAGGAGAGAAGTCGGCGGGCCGTGGGGGGAGGCGACGGAGGCGGCGGCCGGGTCCGCATCGAGAAGATGAGTTCGGAGGTGGTGGACTCCAACCCCTACAG ccGGCTAATGGCATTGAAACGAATGGGAATCGTAAGCGACTATGAG AAAATCCGAACCTTTGCTGTAGCAATAGTAGGTGTTGGTGGAGTTGGTAGTGTGACTGCTGAAATGCTGACAAGATGTGGCATTGGTAAG ttgCTACTCTTTGACTATGACAAGGTGGAACTGGCCAATATGAATAGACTTTTCTTCCAACCTCATCAAGCAGGATTAAGTAAAGTTCAAGCAGCAGAATATACTTTGAG GAACATTAATCCTGATGTTCTTTTTGAAGTACACAACTACAATATAACCACAGTCGAAAACTTTCAACATTTCATGGATAGAAtaag TAATGGTGGATTAGAAGAAGGAAAACCTGTTGACCTAGTTCTTAGCTGCGTGGACAATTTTGAAGCTCGGATGACAATAAATACA TGTGCTCCACCACTTGTAGTTGCTGCAAATATTGATGAAAAGACTCTGAAACGAGAAGGTGTTTGTGCAGCCAGTCTTCCTACCACTATGGGAGTGGTTGCTGGGATCTTAGTTCAAAATGTGTTAAA GTTTCTGTTAAATTTTGGTACTGTTAGTTTTTACCTTGGATATAATGCAATGCAAGATTTTTTCCCTACTATGTCCATGAAGCCAAATCCTCAGTGCGATGACCGAAATTGCAGGAAGCACCAAGAAGAATACAAG AAAAAGGTAGCAGCATTGCCCAAACAGGAGGCTattcaagaagaggaagagataataCATGAAGACAATGAGTGGG gtATTGAGTTGGTATCTGAGGTTTCAGAAGAGGAACTAAAAAATTCTTCAGGTCCAGTTCCTGACTTACCTGAAGGAATTACAGTGGCATACACAATTCCCAAAAAG CAAGAAGATTCTGTAGCTGAGGTAACTGTGGAAGATTCTGGTGAAAGCTTGGAAGACCTTATGGCCAAAATGAAGAATATGTAG
- the UBA5 gene encoding ubiquitin-like modifier-activating enzyme 5 isoform X1 — protein sequence MPSSVGRRRRRRRLGELAAGVPAMAEPVQRLQQRVEELERALAQERSRRAVGGGDGGGGRVRIEKMSSEVVDSNPYSRLMALKRMGIVSDYEKIRTFAVAIVGVGGVGSVTAEMLTRCGIGKLLLFDYDKVELANMNRLFFQPHQAGLSKVQAAEYTLRNINPDVLFEVHNYNITTVENFQHFMDRISNGGLEEGKPVDLVLSCVDNFEARMTINTACNELGQTWMESGVSENAVSGHIQLIIPGESACFACAPPLVVAANIDEKTLKREGVCAASLPTTMGVVAGILVQNVLKFLLNFGTVSFYLGYNAMQDFFPTMSMKPNPQCDDRNCRKHQEEYKKKVAALPKQEAIQEEEEIIHEDNEWGIELVSEVSEEELKNSSGPVPDLPEGITVAYTIPKKQEDSVAEVTVEDSGESLEDLMAKMKNM from the exons ATGCCTAGCagcgtggggcggcggcggcggcggcggcggctgggggAGCTGGCGGCCGGGGTCCCAGCCATGGCCGAGCCCGTGCAGCGGCTGCAGCAGCGGGTGGAGGAGCTGGAGCGGGCCCTGGCTCAGGAGAGAAGTCGGCGGGCCGTGGGGGGAGGCGACGGAGGCGGCGGCCGGGTCCGCATCGAGAAGATGAGTTCGGAGGTGGTGGACTCCAACCCCTACAG ccGGCTAATGGCATTGAAACGAATGGGAATCGTAAGCGACTATGAG AAAATCCGAACCTTTGCTGTAGCAATAGTAGGTGTTGGTGGAGTTGGTAGTGTGACTGCTGAAATGCTGACAAGATGTGGCATTGGTAAG ttgCTACTCTTTGACTATGACAAGGTGGAACTGGCCAATATGAATAGACTTTTCTTCCAACCTCATCAAGCAGGATTAAGTAAAGTTCAAGCAGCAGAATATACTTTGAG GAACATTAATCCTGATGTTCTTTTTGAAGTACACAACTACAATATAACCACAGTCGAAAACTTTCAACATTTCATGGATAGAAtaag TAATGGTGGATTAGAAGAAGGAAAACCTGTTGACCTAGTTCTTAGCTGCGTGGACAATTTTGAAGCTCGGATGACAATAAATACA GCTTGTAATGAACTTGGGCAAACGTGGATGGAGTCTGGGGTCAGTGAAAATGCTGTGTCAGGGCATATACAGCTCATAATTCCTGGAGAATCTGCTTGTTTTGCG TGTGCTCCACCACTTGTAGTTGCTGCAAATATTGATGAAAAGACTCTGAAACGAGAAGGTGTTTGTGCAGCCAGTCTTCCTACCACTATGGGAGTGGTTGCTGGGATCTTAGTTCAAAATGTGTTAAA GTTTCTGTTAAATTTTGGTACTGTTAGTTTTTACCTTGGATATAATGCAATGCAAGATTTTTTCCCTACTATGTCCATGAAGCCAAATCCTCAGTGCGATGACCGAAATTGCAGGAAGCACCAAGAAGAATACAAG AAAAAGGTAGCAGCATTGCCCAAACAGGAGGCTattcaagaagaggaagagataataCATGAAGACAATGAGTGGG gtATTGAGTTGGTATCTGAGGTTTCAGAAGAGGAACTAAAAAATTCTTCAGGTCCAGTTCCTGACTTACCTGAAGGAATTACAGTGGCATACACAATTCCCAAAAAG CAAGAAGATTCTGTAGCTGAGGTAACTGTGGAAGATTCTGGTGAAAGCTTGGAAGACCTTATGGCCAAAATGAAGAATATGTAG